One bacterium genomic window, ACTTGTCACACGTATAGCGCCGGATACGATACTGCAACCAAGTACGAGGAAGTGATGTCGGAGTTTGACCGCATTATCGGACTTAGTAACTTAAAAGCATTCCATTTAAATGATTCGAAGAAACCATTCGCCAGCCGGGTCGACCGTCATGAGGATATCGGATACGGCTCATTGGGCTTGGAACCGTTTCGGCATCTTGTCAACGATCCCCGTTTTCAATACCACCCCGGAATTCTCGAGACGCCGGAGGGGGAAGCGGGATACGAGAAAAACTTGATGGTTCTGCGTTCATTAATCGATCCTGCAATCGGAGTTACCCAATGAATACCAATGTCATTTTAGTCGCCCACCGTCACTTGGGTACTGCTGATGAAGTTACTGCAAAGCTCTTGCAGAGCAGTGCCGATGAATTAGGTGAAAAGCTCTATTTGAATTTTTGGCGAACATTGGCGGAGGGGACCCACCGCCCCCGTTCGATTTGTTTCCTTCATCAGGCGGTAAAGTCGTTGCTGCCTGATTCACCGGTGCTTGACGCATTGAAAATTCTTGCTAACGATGGCGTTTCGATTTACGCCTGCCGGACGTGTTGCGACTATTACAAGATTACCGAACAAGTCGTTATCGGGAAAATTGTATCGATGGGCGACATCCAACAGGAATTGTTCACCGGTTCGGTTTTATCGCTGTAGGGGTTCGATTCATCGAACCCGAGTGAATCCTGTTTTGAGTGGACAGACAAGAGTGTCTGTCCTACCGGGTTTGTGTGGACTGGCGGGGGTGTCTGTCCTACCTTTTAAATTGAATTCATCAGTAGCGCGGTTTCGGTAGCGTTATCGGGTGATGCGAGTTATATTGCAAAAAACAACGTGAGCGATCTATGGACATTTCCCTGCTCAAGGAATCGTATCCTGAGGAAACACGAGTCTTACTAAATCCGGCGGGGGTCGGCGCACTGGTTGCAGCCGGACACCGGGTCTATGTACAAACCGGCGCGGGTGATCATGCCGGCTGGAGCGATGCCGAGTATCTGGCGAAAGGGGCTACTATCACCTATTCGATGGCGGAAGCGATCAGCCGTTCGGAATTGGTGGCAAAAGTACTACCCCCCTCGAAAGAAGAAATTGAATTACTCGAGCCGGATCAACTGCTCTTTTCGTTCCTGCTGATTACCGCGATGCCGAAAGCTGCGGTAGCACAGCTTAGTGAACGCCGGATTACTGCAATTGCGATGGAATCGATGATGCTGCAAAACGGTTCCCATCCGGTACGTGAAGCGATGAGTGAAATCGGCGGACGATTAGCAGTTCAATTTGCTGGAACGCATTTGCAAACCAATCATGGCGGGCGCGGGATTCTGCTCCCATCATTACCGGGAGTGCCGGGGGCGCAAGTCGCCATTCTCGGCGCAGGTGCTGCGGGAATTGCGGCGGCGCGGGCAGCCGTCGGTGCGGGGGCACGGGTACTATTGTTGGAACGCTATCCGGAACGGTTACGCGCACTACCCGATACGCTGTTTGTTCATCTCGAAACGATGGCGGCAATTCCTGATAACATTTCCCGAGTGTGCCAATTCGTTGATGCACTAATCAGCACGGTACACATGGAAGACAGCCCAGCGCCGCACGTTGTCTCGGCGGAAATGGTGAAGACGATGAAACCGGGCAGCGTATTAGTTGATTTATCCATCGACCAAGGCGGTTCAGCGGAAACATCGCGACCGACTTCGTTGCGAAATCCGGTATACGTCAAAGAAAATGTCACTCACATTTGTGTACCGAACTTACCCTCTGCCGTGGGACGAACGGCTTCGCATGTACTAACGAATATTATCACCGACGAGATCCTGCAAATCGCGGATTTTGGATTACAGGACATGCTTACAAAATCATCGATGATCCGGAATGGTTTATCGATTTGGCAAGGGAAAGCGACCCGGCAGACTATTGCAGAGTTTACCGGTCTTGAAGCAATTGATTTTCCAATGAATTAACGAAACCGATAACACACATAGGAGAGAACATGCGGTATCTGGTAATTTCGATGGCAGAATTGCAGGATGTTGAAGACCTCGAACGCGGTCTGGAATTGCGCCTTAAGGCAGCCGAAGCGATAAAAAAACTGTATAAGCCCGATGCGTTGTATTTTCTCGCCGACAAAATCGGTCTCTGTTTTATCGTGAATCTGGAATCGGTACAGAAACTA contains:
- a CDS encoding DsrE family protein; this translates as MNTNVILVAHRHLGTADEVTAKLLQSSADELGEKLYLNFWRTLAEGTHRPRSICFLHQAVKSLLPDSPVLDALKILANDGVSIYACRTCCDYYKITEQVVIGKIVSMGDIQQELFTGSVLSL
- a CDS encoding alanine dehydrogenase, giving the protein MDISLLKESYPEETRVLLNPAGVGALVAAGHRVYVQTGAGDHAGWSDAEYLAKGATITYSMAEAISRSELVAKVLPPSKEEIELLEPDQLLFSFLLITAMPKAAVAQLSERRITAIAMESMMLQNGSHPVREAMSEIGGRLAVQFAGTHLQTNHGGRGILLPSLPGVPGAQVAILGAGAAGIAAARAAVGAGARVLLLERYPERLRALPDTLFVHLETMAAIPDNISRVCQFVDALISTVHMEDSPAPHVVSAEMVKTMKPGSVLVDLSIDQGGSAETSRPTSLRNPVYVKENVTHICVPNLPSAVGRTASHVLTNIITDEILQIADFGLQDMLTKSSMIRNGLSIWQGKATRQTIAEFTGLEAIDFPMN